In Planctomycetota bacterium, the DNA window TCTGAAGCCCGCCTTCTGAGATGTCCATGCAGGGGTATTCCTGCGAGGTGGGCTTGCTGGATAATCCGAACATAGTTGATTCGCATACCCGCGCCCTTAAGCCGGTAACCACATAACGTTTATGAGCTCGACGTTCCTTATCCATTTATGCATTCCTCTCGTAATTAATCATGTCGCATCAGGTATCTTTTCAGCGTCCCCAGTAATCCACCGGTTCCAATGTCCATCGGGAGATGGGTTGAATAAATGCCCGCAAGCGGCAAGAGCATCTTTAATAAATCAGTATAGGAAAATATGATACATAGTAAAGATATTATGCTGTTAAAAATCCCCTTATTTTTTTGCCTGAGGTACAAACTAAAATACTGCCTGGCCTGTTTATTATAACCATATACCAAAGTGGTCAGCCCTCCTGCATAATTACGGTGCATATCGGCATAGGATAATTGTCCGAGGTTTATTTTCTGGAGTTCTTCCTGATTGATTTTGATGCCGAGGGTTTCAAGCTGTTGCTTGTGTTGCCCGATGAATTCACTGACATAGCGAATGAATTCCGCTGACATGGTGCGCGGGTTGCTCAAGGTGATAGATTTAATATTGCGTCTCCAATATCCCAATAGATGCGGGATGGCTTTGAATTCACCTTCCAAAGACAGGCGACACCAGGTCGGGAAATCGACCAGGTTCAGGTAGTCCGGCTGGATAAATCCGCCCATCTTCAGGAGGGCTGATTTTCTGATCATCACGGTCGGGGCAAAGATAAAATTTTCGGTTCTGATAAGACTTTTGAGGGCCGAGCCGAGCGGAGAATTATTTCTCATGCTTACATCTTCGGGTATCCTGTGGTAAAAGATTTTGTCGCCGGACTCATTAGTGATGATGCCATCGCCATAGGTCATAATGATATTCTTATCTTCAAAGTAAGGTAATTGGCGGGCTAATTTGTCTGGAGGCCAAAAGTCGTCGCCTTCCAGGATGGCAATCAGGTCGCCCTGCGCCTCTTTAAGCGCTTTATTATAGGTGGCGCCCAATTGATGGGCGCCTCGATGCTCTTGATAGATATATTTTATTCGGCTATCAGGGAGTCCCCTGATGACTTTTGAGGTCCTGTCAGCTGAGCCGTCATCTACGATAATCATTTCCCAGTTTTGGTATGATTGGGCAATAACCGAATGGATGCAATCGGCGATATATTTCTCATGGTTATAAGCAGGCGTAATGATTGAAATCAGAGGTGATGGCATTATTTTTCTTTGGTTTTTGAGGATAGATAATGTTTCAGGGCTTCCGGCCATGGTCTTAAAGAAGTAAGTTTCTTGCTGGCCAGTGCCGAGAAGAGAGGCCTTTTTACCCCGGCTTGTTCTTCTTGTTCTTGTTTCGGTTCAATCTTAACTTTGATATTCGATTGCTTGAATATCTCCCGGGCAAATTCGTACCAGGTGCAATAACCAGAGTTGGTTAGGTGATAAATTCCGGATGAGTAATTGTGCTCCAGCATCTCTTTTATTTTCAAGGCCGCATCGTAGGTGTAAGTCGGGCTTGAGGTGATATTAGAAGTAACCTGCAGTGTTTTGCCGTTTTTGGCAAGTTTGAGCATTGATTCCACGAAATTAGTTTTACCTTTGCCGAGACACCCGGCCGTGCCGAACAGACTGGCCACCCGGATCACATAATAATCAGGAATGAGTTTGACGAAGAATTCACCGGCCAGTTTAGAGATGGCATAGACATTAAGCGGATTGGGAATATCATCTTCATTATAAGGCCTCATCTTTCGGCCGTCAAAGACATAGTCGGTCGAAAAGTGAATGAGTTTTATATTGAATAACCGACAGGTGTTTGCCAGGTCCCGGACCGCAGTGGTATTAACCAGGAAGGTTTGGGCCGGGTTTTTCTCGCATTCAGGGACATTATGATAAGCCGCGGTGTTAATAACGATGTCCGGTTTGTAGTCCTCTATGATTTTGCGGGTTTTGAGCGAATCCGTGATATCGATATCTTTAATGGTTAGTCCTTTAATGGACCAATGACTCTGCTGAGCGCCCAAGCGCTTTACCGCCGAATCTGATATTTTGTTGTTTCCCTGGAATACTTTTATTATGTCCGTGCCCAGTTGTCCGTCAGAACCGATTAGAAGGATTTTCATAGATCAATGCGCCTCCTTATTTTTTACATACAAAATGCCAGTAAGGCAGTTTATCTGAAACGGTGACCTCGTTGAATGAGTCCCTTAAAGCCAGAATCTGTTTTTTACTGAAGCGTTGTTCTATCCGGGTGAAAAAACGGTCATAAACATCCTGGTTAATTCTTGCGATACTTTTTTTATTATATGCGTCATAGAGAGGGATGAATTGAGACAATCCAAAGGGATGGGAAAGCTTTCCTAACCATATTAGCGGCAGATATATCAGGATTGTGGCAACCCAGGTAAACGAGGATCGAAGTATCGGGTTTCTGATTCTTGCAACTGCCTTCCGTAAGGCGGTCGTTATAAAAAGCAAAATATGGAAATGAATCGGTTTGTTGTCCAGGGCGTAATACAAATACACCAGTAGAACCGGAGCATATTTTTTTAGAGTACGAATTTCATCAAGAGAATTAGTGGGCAGGTGGTGCAGAACGCCGAGGCAAAATAAAATATCGGAAAAATTATCTCTAAATGGCAAACGCCGTAAGTCGCCCATAAAGAACAATGAGTTTTTTGCATCCTTAAGATTACGGCGTGCCACAAAGATGGACTCGGAAAAATCAACCAGGACCAACTCACGGCATTTATCTTTCAAAAAATAACTCCATCTCCCTATTCCGCATCCCAAATCGCACACTCGTGAATCAGCTAATCCGGATAAGTCAATTAGGTTAAAATATTGCAGGAATTCTTGTTCGTGCTCTGGTAATATCTTTGGGAACCGCTGCCACTCCTCGCCAAAAGTAAACTGGATGTCCTCGGCAAACTCAAGCGGCATCCTGTTTGTTTTTCCTGCGGTTATTTGCATTCGTTTCTTGAGTGTATCCGGATATCTTGAGGACTCGAGGAGAATGATTACATCATCAACAATGGGATAAACAGAACCGTCTACGATTAATCTCCCTTCGGCAACCTCTAGTTTTTTAGAATCAAAGATATCCTTTAATGTCTCTATTTTATTGGAGTAATACATAACATTAGTTCTTTTCCGCCAGCCGCTTGATTCTGAGCCTGTCAAGAACGCCTGATTTTTCCAAAAATGGTAACTGTCTCTGACGGCGTCTCGCCCGGCAAGAGGGATAGAAGTTACTGGTGAGGTTATTACACCGAGTATTCTCAAAACTTAGTTTCCGAAGAGAAGTTGAAGTTCCCTATCTTCAACGCCGGGGTTACAAAACCGCTGCCGCCGAAAAACCCGCTGCGTAATTCGGTCTGACGGGAAATCAATTCCACATTGGACAGCATATTAAGAACGCTGTCGGTAAACCGCATATTTTTAACGCCTTTGGTAATGACGCCGTTTTCTATCAGAAACGTTCCATTACGGGTCATGCCGGTGATAGTCATTTTCATAGGATCAAGGACGTTGGTGTAATGGAATTCCGAAACCAAAATTCCCCGGTCGGTGGAGCTAATCATTTCTTCTAGCGAGGAATTACCGGGCAGAAATACCAGATTGGTGGGTATCGGACCGGAGGCATTGGGTTGGGGCAGGGCATGTCCGGTGGAAGCGCACTTGGCCTTTTTGGCCGTTAAGCGGTCATGCACCACATTACAGGCCACGCCTTTGTCCACCAGCACCACTTTTTTACGGGGCATGCCTTCGAAGTCAAAGGGCATACCGAGGATATCCGGATGATAAGCGTTCTCGACGATAGAGATATTATTGCCCATAATCTTTTTACCGAGTTTGCCGGCTAGGAAACTCCGGCCTTCCTGATAGGACAGGGCTCCGAATCCGCGGAAGGCCAGGAAGAAAAGAAGTTCCACAGCCGCAGCCGGCTCCAGTATGACCGTATAGGCCCCGGCTTTTATATCAACCGGGTTTTTTGATTTTACTGCCTTGTCAATGGCAAGCTTGGCAATCTGGGCCGGTTTTATCCGGGTATAAAACCTGGATGTTTTGGTGGCTTTGCCGCTGGAGTCAGGTGTCATGGCTGTGCAGGTAAATTCAGCCGAGGTCGAGGCATAATGGGCAAAAAGTCCTTTAGAATTGGCGATGGTTAGAGCCGAGGCATCATTAGAAAAAATGCCTGAGATATTTAGTGAATTATGGCTGGCTTCCAGTACCGCCTCTTTTATGCCGATTGCCCGTTCGGTCGGCGTGATGTCAGCGGTTTGCTGGTTATGGGCATTGACTGGGGTGTATTCTTGTTTGCCGAGCAGTCCGAATTCAGTGCCCTGGGCCGTGACAAAATAGCGGCAATTCCGGGCGGCCCGTTTCAGCGAGGCGTCATT includes these proteins:
- a CDS encoding class I SAM-dependent methyltransferase, whose protein sequence is MRILGVITSPVTSIPLAGRDAVRDSYHFWKNQAFLTGSESSGWRKRTNVMYYSNKIETLKDIFDSKKLEVAEGRLIVDGSVYPIVDDVIILLESSRYPDTLKKRMQITAGKTNRMPLEFAEDIQFTFGEEWQRFPKILPEHEQEFLQYFNLIDLSGLADSRVCDLGCGIGRWSYFLKDKCRELVLVDFSESIFVARRNLKDAKNSLFFMGDLRRLPFRDNFSDILFCLGVLHHLPTNSLDEIRTLKKYAPVLLVYLYYALDNKPIHFHILLFITTALRKAVARIRNPILRSSFTWVATILIYLPLIWLGKLSHPFGLSQFIPLYDAYNKKSIARINQDVYDRFFTRIEQRFSKKQILALRDSFNEVTVSDKLPYWHFVCKK
- a CDS encoding TldD/PmbA family protein, yielding MPLESTCAAAQKTSKSAYAPNETRKIIDKIIHYFKPGQVEVIMDNSSSALTRYADNIITQNVSENNLLGVIVRVINNGKVARVMLNQVNDASLKRAARNCRYFVTAQGTEFGLLGKQEYTPVNAHNQQTADITPTERAIGIKEAVLEASHNSLNISGIFSNDASALTIANSKGLFAHYASTSAEFTCTAMTPDSSGKATKTSRFYTRIKPAQIAKLAIDKAVKSKNPVDIKAGAYTVILEPAAAVELLFFLAFRGFGALSYQEGRSFLAGKLGKKIMGNNISIVENAYHPDILGMPFDFEGMPRKKVVLVDKGVACNVVHDRLTAKKAKCASTGHALPQPNASGPIPTNLVFLPGNSSLEEMISSTDRGILVSEFHYTNVLDPMKMTITGMTRNGTFLIENGVITKGVKNMRFTDSVLNMLSNVELISRQTELRSGFFGGSGFVTPALKIGNFNFSSETKF
- a CDS encoding glycosyltransferase family 2 protein — its product is MPSPLISIITPAYNHEKYIADCIHSVIAQSYQNWEMIIVDDGSADRTSKVIRGLPDSRIKYIYQEHRGAHQLGATYNKALKEAQGDLIAILEGDDFWPPDKLARQLPYFEDKNIIMTYGDGIITNESGDKIFYHRIPEDVSMRNNSPLGSALKSLIRTENFIFAPTVMIRKSALLKMGGFIQPDYLNLVDFPTWCRLSLEGEFKAIPHLLGYWRRNIKSITLSNPRTMSAEFIRYVSEFIGQHKQQLETLGIKINQEELQKINLGQLSYADMHRNYAGGLTTLVYGYNKQARQYFSLYLRQKNKGIFNSIISLLCIIFSYTDLLKMLLPLAGIYSTHLPMDIGTGGLLGTLKRYLMRHD
- the rfbD gene encoding dTDP-4-dehydrorhamnose reductase, with the protein product MKILLIGSDGQLGTDIIKVFQGNNKISDSAVKRLGAQQSHWSIKGLTIKDIDITDSLKTRKIIEDYKPDIVINTAAYHNVPECEKNPAQTFLVNTTAVRDLANTCRLFNIKLIHFSTDYVFDGRKMRPYNEDDIPNPLNVYAISKLAGEFFVKLIPDYYVIRVASLFGTAGCLGKGKTNFVESMLKLAKNGKTLQVTSNITSSPTYTYDAALKIKEMLEHNYSSGIYHLTNSGYCTWYEFAREIFKQSNIKVKIEPKQEQEEQAGVKRPLFSALASKKLTSLRPWPEALKHYLSSKTKEK